From the genome of Miscanthus floridulus cultivar M001 chromosome 10, ASM1932011v1, whole genome shotgun sequence, one region includes:
- the LOC136487206 gene encoding uncharacterized protein: MAGEGERTPPQSPRSKALLQHFEHKVKLHAEHLDEDVRVTNERLGQLETAQIETNTKLASLEGTLGSVNTSLVGVLERLERMEQNHCDGFKRRNHNNTTMGSAAGHDEEEYTADTELDEELNGHRRIEQHRRRHETGPRRPRQEVRADDSFGKIKFTIPAFDGRYNPDMYLSWELAVDQKFTCHDFPEDKRVRAATSEFTDFASVWWSEYHRKNPNNTPTWDALKRVMRARFVPSYYARDLLHKLQQLRQGSKSVEEYYQELQMGMLRCGLEENEDGAIARFMGGLNREIQDILAYKEYNSVNRLFHLACKAEREVQGRRASMRANIPVGRASPWTFSNAAAPSTRAPPQSSSTIKPRSSTTNSVPCPSEPTRGAMATSAKSSSSVVSTGRTRDIQCLRCKGYGHVRKDCPSTRVMVVRADGGYSSASDFDEETYALFAANNVAKGDDFQQDEEHIGAEAAEHYESLVVQRVLSAQMERAEQNQRHTLFQTKCVIKERSCHVIIDGGSCNNLTSAEMVEKLSLSTKPHPQPYYIQWLNSSGKVKVTRLVRVEFAIGSYHDSIDCDIVPMQACSMLLGRPWQFDKDSLHSGKTNQYSFVHNDKKIVLHPMSPESILRDELARSSKLKNQVASENQIVANELEKHKKKSSKSVHHNKNEIKLKGSCYFATKSDLDEIDASTTVCYALVCKETLFSLEDTSISLPPAVTNLLQEYADVFPKEVPPGLPPIRGIEHQIDLIPGASLPNRAPYRTNPDETKEIQRQDDEDIPSMDTTTPAAQQGPITRARARQLN; the protein is encoded by the coding sequence atggcaggagaaggtgaaaggacccctccacaatcacctcgatcaaaagccttgctgcaacaCTTTGAACACAAAGTGAAGCTCCATGCTGAACACCTTGATGAGGATGTTCGTGTCACCAATGAGCGCCTTGGTCAATTGGAGACGGCTCAGATTGAGACCAACACcaagttggcttccttggaaGGCACTCTTGGTTCTGTTAATACATCTCTTGTAGGTGTCTTGGAGCGATTGGAGAGGATGGAACAGAATCACTGTGATGGTTTCAAACGACGCAATCACAACAACACCACCATGGGCAGtgctgctggtcatgatgaagaagaatataCAGCGGACACTGAGCTTGATGAGGAGCTGAATGGTCATCGACGCATCGAACAACATCGCCGCCGCCATGAGACAGGTCCTCGCCGACCACGGCAAGAGGTACGTGCCGATGACTCATTTGGTAAGATTAAATTCACCATACCTGCTTTTGATGGGAGGTATAATCCTGATATGTACCTTAGTTGGGAATTAGCTGTTGATCAGAAATTTACTTgccatgatttccctgaggacaaacgtgttagggctgcaactagtgagtttactgactttgcctctgtttggtggtctgaataccatcgtaagaacccaaataacacaccaacttgggatgctttgaaacgggtcatgcgggccagatttgttccttcttattatgcccgtgatcttttacataagttgcaacaattgaggcaaggatccaaatctgtagaagagtactatcaagagctacaaatgggtatgcttcgttgcgggctagaggaaaatgaggatggtgccatagctagatttatgggtgggctgaaccgggagattcaggacattctagcttataaggaatataattctgtcaatcgtttatttcaccttgcttgtaaagctgaacgagaagtgcagggacgacgagctAGCATGAGGGCTAACATTCCTGTAGGTCGTGCTAGCCCGTGGACATTCTCCAATGCTGCTGCACCGTCAACGCGTGCACCCCCACAATCTTCCTCGACCATCAAGCCACGCTCCTCTACAACAAATTCTGTACCATGCCCAAGTGAACCAACTAGAGGAGCAATGGCTACATCTGCCAAGAGTTCATCCTCGGTGGTATCCACGGGGAGAACAAGGGATATTCAGTGCCTACGCTGCAAAGGATATGGCCACGTACGCAAGGACTGCCCAAGCACACGTGTGATGGTTGTGCGAGCTGATGGTGggtattcctctgctagtgattttgatgaagaaacatatgctttgtttgctgctaacaatgtagcgaaaggagatgatttccaacaagacgaagagcacattggggctgaagctgctgagcactatgagagcctcgtggtgcagcgggtgctaagtgcccaaatggagagggctgaacaaaatcagcgccacactttgtttcaaaccaagtgtgtgatcaaggaacgctcttgccatgtgatcatagatggaggaagctgcaacaacttgacaagtgctgaaatggtggagaagctttcattgagcacaaaaccacacccgcagccttactacattcagtggcttaacagcagcggcaaggtgaaggtaacccgattggtaagggtagagtttgccattggttcttatcatgattccattgactgcgatattgtgcctatgcaagcatgctctatgttgttaggtagaccatggcagtttgataaagattccttgcactctggtaaaacaaatcaatactcttttgtgcataatgacaagaagattgtgttgcaccccatgtcccctgagtctattctaagagatgaacttgctagatctagcaaacttaagaatcaggtagctagtgaaaatcagattgtcgctaatgaacttgagaaacataagaagaagtctagcaaatctgttcatcataataaaaatgagatcaagctgaaaggctcttgttactttgccaccaaatctgatttggatgagattgatgctagtactactgtttgctatgctttggtttgcaaagaaactttattttcactcgaagatacatctatttctttgcctcctgctgtcactaatcttttgcaggagtatgccgatgtttttccaaaggaggtaccaccggggctgccaccaattcgAGGGATTGAACACCAGATTGACCTCATCCCTGGGGCTTCCTTGCCTAATCGTGCGCCGTATAGGACCAACCCGGACGAGACAAAAGAGATTcagagacaa